A portion of the Malassezia japonica chromosome 3, complete sequence genome contains these proteins:
- a CDS encoding uncharacterized protein (EggNog:ENOG503PKYD) — protein sequence MAAVRISQPEADTFGTPRLVEHAHRLRERLEAAAFHAGLSNTARDHRVANEYTLGTPLPLAEPHAIVQTAPRTPTNSRKRKAASETPRSSDLYEGLFGADFALESPSRQGASPVFRVSSMPPSPVASSPRAAPSTPKVRTPASAGDWLNRVASSPQLGSPQRSGGATSDMHNHPSAALLQHEQQAAQFRMPFKRRRMRTQGDDTFHFPSHGHRSPAGRLPNGHIASSLAQNLGLCGESPSRRMLAPSTSRHARFASTSSIPDRQSLDSYIPVRGYDPLPLEAPRSHPRPMRMHPEMEARPLAPPRFVHDVKHGAEGHDVPHARAHEAALTHDGRSVRHGKMPSPEKAWAARTDLRGHRRSMSYSTLETPLPVSHDRSGSITTPPAASPAYPVTPKSLGSSFSYGESLNMSPTPQPRSARRRQDTQALTASLPAKSSRHLRLRSDDFGARSSRPLWAQSPRPPPAPSFVRM from the exons ATGGCGGCGGTTCGAATTTCGCAGCCCGAAGCGGACACTTTCGGCACGCCCCGCCTCGTAGAG CACGCCCATCGTCTCCGAGAACGCCTAGAAGCCGCCGCATTCCATGCTGGTCTCTCCAACACTGCACGCGATCACCGCGTAGCCAACGAGTACACGCTCGGTACACCTCTCCCGCTCGCCGAACCGCACGCGATCGTGCAGACTGCGCCGCGGACGCCGACCAACagccgcaagcgcaaggccgcgtccgagacaccgcgctcgagcgaccTGTATGAAGGTCTCTTTGGCGCAGACtttgcgctcgagtcgcCCTCCAGGCAAGGCGCCTCGCCCGTCTTTCGAGTATCCTCCATGCCGCCCTCGCCGGTCGCGTCTTcgccccgcgccgcgccttcCACGCCcaaggtgcgcacgccggcaaGCGCAGGCGACTGGCTGAACCGTGTCGCGTCGTCCCCGCAGCTCGgctcgccgcagcgctcggGCGGTGCGACAAGCGACATGCACAACCACCCGTCGGCTGCTCTGCTACAACATgagcagcaggccgcgcagTTCCGCATGCCGTTtaagcggcggcgcatgcggACGCAGGGCGACGACACCTTCCACTTCCCGTCGCATGGGCACCGCAGCCCTGCGGGCCGCCTGCCGAACGGACACATCGCCTCGTCCCTCGCGCAGAACCTGGGACTCTGCGGCGAGTCGCCGTCACGGCGCATGTTggcgccgtcgacgtcgcgtCACGCGCGCTTTGCGTCTACTTCGTCGATCCCGGATCGCCAGTCGCTCGACAGCTACATTCCGGTCCGGGGCTACGATCCTCTGCCGCTtgaagcgccgcgctcgcatCCCCGGCCCATGCGCATGCATCCCGAAATGGAAGCACGTCCTCTGGCCCCGCCGCGGTTTGTGCACGACGTAAAGCACGGTGCGGAGGGCCATGATGTGCCGCATGCGCGTGCCCACGAGGCCGCACTCACACACGACGGTCGGTCGGTGCGCCATGGCAAGATGCCTAGTCCGGAGAAGGCATGGGCAGCGCGAACGGATTTGCGCGGACACCGCCGCAGCATGTCGTACAGCACGCTGGAAACCCCGCTGCCCGTCTCGCACGACCGCAGCGGCAGTATCACGACGCCTCCAGCCGCATCGCCTGCGTACCCTGTTACGCCCAAGTCCCTGGGATCGAGCTTTAGCTATGGCGAGTCCCTCAACATGTCACCGACACCCcagccgcgcagcgcgcggcgtcggcaggACACGCAGGCTCTTACAGCCAGTCTCCCTGCCAAGAGCTCGCGCCATCTGCGCCTCCGTTCTGATGACTTTGGCGCACGGTCCTCGCGCCCGCTCTGGGCGCAGTccccgcgcccgccgcctgccCCGTCGTTCGTACGTATGTAG
- a CDS encoding uncharacterized protein (EggNog:ENOG503P7YW; COG:S) gives MAEGNVPADVPEARVVTFLDKAMAFYPDTDAPQYFAYGGEQVPLSVWSLPKTLEACRKGEDPAQQETGEDETSAEIVSGKKRRPASSNASKQRDLLFGEIWRAKNLPNDALSLPRHPLIRSIAFVPSSDETESGTLMASVVVGTKDGVIRVYEPGKKNARHVHEWQIATKNQGAIRVLTPSLKDNLLFVGDSARNLYAVDFKAGRVLFQYKDITGTISSLLVLSVQEEKERKTFLLGASLDRLVRLFDIGTPYSNGQRRRGNTLCSYFTGVENAIAMAAEKTSFTVHREPTEEEADEENLWTNMAVVSEQANNDESDEDSHKEKRSKRGRS, from the exons ATGGCAGAGGGCAACGTACCTGCCGACGTCCCTGAGGCTAGGGT TGTGACATTTCTGGATAAAGCAA TGGCTTTTTACCCTGACACGGATGCTCCGCAGTACTTTGCGTACGGTGGTGAACAGGTTCCTCTCTCTGTATGGAGTCTTCCCAAGACGCTGGAAGCGTGTCGCAAAGGCGAAGATCCTGCGCAGCAGGAAAcgggcgaggacgagacgAGTGCCGAGATTGTCTCTGGCAAGAAGCGCCGTCCTGCCTCGTCCAATGCAAGTAAGCAGCGTGACCTGTTGTTTGGCGAAATCTGGCGTGCCAAGAACCTCCCCAACGATGCCCTGTCGCTCCCTCGACACCCTCTAATCCGTTCCATCGCCTTTGTGCCTTCGTCGGACGAGACAGAATCCGGTACACTGATGGCCTCTGTGGTCGTGGGCACGAAAGATGGCGTGATCCGCGTTTATGAGCCGGGCAAAAAGAATGCGCGCCACGTACATGAGTGGCAGATCGCTACCAAGAACCAAGGCGCGATCCGCGTTCTTACCCCCTCGCTGAAAGACAACCTCCTGTTTGTGGGTGACTCGGCCCGGAACCTCTATGCGGTGGATTTCAAGGCGGGCCGTGTCTTGTTCCAGTACAAAG ATATCACAGGCACGATTTCCAGTCTGCTGGTTCTCTCCGTGCAGGAGGAAAAGGAGCGGAAAACCTTCCTTCTCGGCGCCTCCCTTGATCGCCTCGTTCGCCTCTTTGATATTGGCACTCCCTACTCCAAtggccagcgccgccgtggcAATACACTCTGCTCGTACTTTACGGGTGTCGAGAACGCTATTGCGATGGCTGCCGAGAAGACCTCCTTCACGGTTCATCGCGAGCCTACagaggaggaggcggaCGAAGAAAACTTGTGGACCAACATGGCGGTCGTCAGCGAGCAGGCTAACAATGATGAGAGTGACGAGGACTCGCACAAAGAGAAGCGCTCCAAGCGCGGCCGTTCGTAG
- a CDS encoding uncharacterized protein (COG:S; EggNog:ENOG503NVVP) encodes MGANRATMLALLDKMKSPDADFRYMALNDLASSISHESFVYHPMDETVEAATVKEVLELLIDKNAEVKNLAVKTLGTLSTRVRGGNFHVIITSLGALVREDDEERRDIASLALRTTMDEIAADAALSQVAVQNLVPVLVAQVQSSNVSQAQQTSAMDALLDVLAHFPEAIVQDPSMQTSVLETLLGVLHSRAALTKRAIQGLGMLSVECVPATYTQVLERGLATLQGAPPAATRTAIQLLGVLARETPLRLRPVAAARAQDVLHVLHAGTNLDQDDRDEFLESCLQTLSSLLVHVITPGSMDLHNLVEQVLSLLKYDPNATDYEEEEEEEEEDDDLLDDDYSDDDDLSWKVRRASGKLLAALCTNHLDAVRPMAYTIASALVARFSEREESVRLEVLSTFALLLQRLADGPEVSGHKRKRDNVERAERAAPLLDLLPHAVRSLGRQACTGSPVTQIACLDTLAQLAAVFGKAMAPHREPILVAVRRILSGNREAVAHDRSRALACVALLRELAMAAPAELAAELPYVVQVYADAIAAKHHRTALEALRASATLSQNVVQALGAQAVVSQLARLYDAALERLQRSDSDQALREAALGTIGTLLCSAGPELGARLEPGLDAIRTRLANEVLRTACLSVVFDVLACDTLRPLPLLSAFAQSLLEPLLSLASVPDSNVSVLALRCLYSTLALLREHVPYDGRVAVVQLLRSVPVSAEAPTLAPLLALADLVVRTDPTQSRTVVESVLHAVLPLLGSPTLPTHTLDVLCGLLRSLAAAEDSLAPALVSALENTWEAQCAAPTHGSLTPLAFARCLGAAAGTSAALPAMLSRVTALLAAQDAAPQSLGYYTLGVLGQQGTLCGWPEAPVVFSQVLGAPESTGRAFALGGMVLGDAQFRAPLDARLEEDLVPALRILREALANANDEQLEMLTAHYWPRLTLHVLSLSLDDAGQAVLDVLCECIARMVFSDPHSCLQQLEEEVHSHTPAVRAKVLGVARTVVTLDREHALDAMLAPQLWRILQLLGDEELEVRRGAVMALHAVVYNRPELVQEQLGALLPKLYQTTVVREDLKRKVAMGPFTVITDDGLDLRKNAFETLFTLLETCFAEMQVTDVLRCAVQALQDDDSVKLLACLMIMRIADLAPEQVSPFLDEISAPLRTVLTRKIRDNATKQEVEKANELTHAAVRVLAHLSAACEVSMYPDFCELIAQTQQSPHAPLLAKLTAAP; translated from the exons ATGGGTGCGAACCGCGCAACAATGCTTGCGCTCTTGGACAAG ATGAAGTCTCCCGATGCCGACTTTCG GTATATGGCCTTGAACGATTTGGCTTCGAGCATCTCGCACGAGTCGTTCGTTTATCATCCTATGGATGAGACGGTAGAAGCAGCGACAGTTAAGGAGGTGTTGGAACTGCTGATTGACAAAAATGCAGAGGTAAAGAACCTCGCAGTGAAGAC ACTCGGCACGCTGTCGACCCGCGTGCGCGGAGGAAACTTCCATGTGATTATCACGAgccttggcgcgcttgtgcgcgaggacgatgaggagcgccgcgacatTGCATCGCTCG CCCTGCGCACGACCATGGACGAGATCGCTGCGGACGCAGCACTGAGTCAAGTCGCTGTGCAGAATCTCGTGCCTGTGCTGGTGGCCCAGGTGCAGTCGTCCAACGTGAGCCAGGCACAGCAGACGAGTGCAATGGATGCGCTTTTGGATGTGCTTGCACATTTCCCCGAGGCCATCGTGCAAGACCCTTCCATGCAGACGTccgtgctcgagacgctgctcggcgtgctgcacaGCCGTGCTGCACTGACCAAGCGCGCAATCCAGGGACTGGGTATGCTGAGTGTGGAATGCGTGCCTGCTACCTACACCCAGGTTCTCGAGCGTGGCCTGGCCACGCTCCAAGGCGCGCCCCCtgctgcgacgcgcacggccaTCCAACTGCTGGGCGTGTtggcgcgcgagacgcctctgcgcctgcgccctgtagccgctgcgcgtgcgcaggatgTGCTGCATGTGCTACATGCCGGCACGAACCTCGACCAGGACGACAGGGACGAGTTCCTCGAGTCGTGCCTGCAGACGCTTTCCTcgctgctcgtgcacgtCATTACGCCTGGCTCGATGGACTTGCAcaacctcgtcgagcaggtgctTTCCTTGCTCAAGTACGATCCCAATGCAACCGACTAcgaagaggaggaagaagaggaggaggaagacgacgaccttctcgacgacgactactcggacgacgacgacctaTCCTGGAAagtacgccgcgcctcgggcaAGCTGCTTGCCGCGCTCTGCACAAACCATCTCGATGCGGTGCGCCCAATGGCCTACACAATTGCCAGTgcactcgtcgcgcgcttcAGCGAGCGCGAAGAAAGTGTGCGCTTGGAGGTACTGAGCACATTTGCTCTCctgctccagcgcctcgcagATGGCCCGGAGGTAAGCGGACacaagcgcaagcgcgacaatgtcgagcgtgcggagcgcgccgcgcctcttttGGACCTCTTGCCGCATGCCGTACGCTCCCTCGGCCGCCAGGCCTGCACGGGTTCGCCGGTGACGCAGATTGCGTGCCTCGACACCTTGGCacagctcgccgccgtgTTTGGCAAGGCCATGGCGCCGCACCGTGAGCCGATTCTCGttgccgtgcgccgcattcTGTCTGGCAACCGCGAGGCAGTGGCGCATGACCGGAGCCGTGCACTGGCCTGTGTGGCGCTCCTTCGGGAGCTCGCCAtggccgcgcccgccgagctAGCAGCCGAGCTTCCTTATGTGGTGCAGGTGTATGCGGATGCGATTGCAGCCAAGCACcaccgcacggcgctcgaagCGCTTCGTGCCTCTGCGACGCTCTCCCAGAACGTggtgcaggcgcttggcgcACAAGCGGTGGTGTCGCAGCTTGCGCGTCTCTATGATGCTGCgcttgagcgcctgcagcgcagcgactcggaccAAGCCTTGCGTGAAGCCGCGCTGGGCACGATTGGCACTCTGCTGTGCTCCGCCGGTCCTGAGCTGGGCGCGCGTCTTGAGCCAGGCCTCGACGCTATTCGGACGCGCCTTGCGAATGAGGTGCTGCGTACTGCCTGCCTCTCAGTCGTGTTCGACGTGCTGGCATGCGATACGTTGCGACCGCTTCCTCTCCTGTCGGCCTTTGCACAGAGCCTGTTGGAGCCTCTCCTCAGCCTCGCGTCGGTGCCGGACAGCAACGTGAGTGTGCTAGCCCTGCGGTGCTTGTACAGCACGTTGGccttgctgcgcgagcatgTCCCCTACGatggccgcgtcgccgtggtCCAGCTCCTGCGCTCGGTTCCTGTgagtgccgaggcgccgaccTTGGCACCGCTCCTTGCCCTGGCGGACCTGGTGGTGCGTACAGACCCCACTCAGAGTCGCACGGTGGTCGAGAGTGTGCTCCATGCCGTGCTTCCGCtgctcggctcgccgacgctgccgacgcATACGCTCGACGTCCTCTGTGGGCTGCTTCGTTCGCTCGCAGCCGCCGAGGACAGCCTTGCACCTGCGCTCGTTTCGGCGCTGGAAAACACTTGGGAAGCGCAGTGTGCTGCACCCACGCATGGCTCTCTCACGCCGCTGGCCTTTGCACGGTgtctcggcgcggcggccggcacgTCGGCCGCTCTGCCTGCCATGTTGTCGCGCGTAacggcgctgcttgcggcACAGGACGCTGCTCCTCAGAGTCTCGGCTACTATACGCTTGGTGTCTTGGGTCAGCAAGGCACGCTGTGTGGCTGGCCCGAAGCTCCGGTCGTCTTTTCCCAGGTGCTAGGCGCGCCCGAGAGCACCGGGCGCGcctttgcgctcggcggcatggtgctcggcgatgctcagttccgtgcgccgcttgaTGCGCGTCTGGAAGAGGACCTTGTGCCAGCGCTGCGTATCCTGCGTGAAGCGCTTGCCAATGCCaacgacgagcagctcgaaATGCTCACTGCCCACTACTGGCCGCGTCTTACGCTCCATGTCCTGTCGCTGTCGCTGGACGATGCGGGACAGGCCGTGCTTGACGTGCTGTGTGAGTGCATTGCGCGTATGGTCTTTAGCGACCCCCATTCCTGCCTGCAGCAGCTTGAGGAGGAGGTTCATTCGCACACACCCGCTGTCCGTGCCAAGGTGCTGGGCGTCGCCCGCACAGTAGTGACGCTGGACCGTGAGCATGCACTCGATGCGATGCTTGCGCCCCAGCTCTGGCGCAtcctgcagctcctggGTGATGAGGAGCTGGAAGTGCGCCGTGGCGCCGTCATGGCACTGCACGCAGTGGTGTACAACCGCCCCGAGCTGGTGCaagagcagctcggcgcgctcttgCCCAAGCTGTATCAGACGACtgtcgtgcgcgaggacctGAAGCGCAAGGTGGCTATGGGACCCTTTACAGTGATTACGGACGATGGCCTCGACTTGCGCAAGAATGCGTTCGAGACGCTTTTTACACTGCTCGAGACGTGCTTTGCAGAGATGCAAGTGACCGACGTTTTGCGCTGTGctgtgcaggcgctgcaggacgaCGACAGTGTCAAGCTGCTTGCCTGTCTGATGATTATGCGCATTGCGGATCTTGCTCCTGAGCAGGTTTCCCCCTTCCTCGACGAGATcagtgcgccgctgcgcacggtTCTCACGCGCAAGATTCGCGACAATGCTACAAAGCAGGAGGTGGAAAAGGCCAACGAGCtcacgcacgctgctgtGCGTGTGCTTGCCCACCTTTCGGCAGCCTGTGAGGTGTCTATGTACCCTGACTTTTGCGAGCTGATCGCACAGACGCAGCAGTCGCcccacgcgccgctgctggcCAAATTAACGGCCGCCCCATAG
- a CDS encoding non-specific serine/threonine protein kinase (EggNog:ENOG503NV84; COG:T), producing the protein MHGAVRYTKQARIGSGSYGEVFRGSDNTNGQVVAIKVVDLELSGEELLAVQREIAVLSQVHNPYITAYYDSFLQGPQLSIVMEYCAGGSCADMLDAGLLRTEHIAPVLRGVLHALVYLHSDNKLHRDIKAANILLCHDGSVKLADFGVAGQLTMASRKDSAFVGTPYWMSPEVVKQSGYDSKADIWSVGITAIELAEGDPPYANLHPMKVLHLIPRNPPPTLGPTYPKPLQQFVNLCLTRDPQQRPSAAVLLKHKLIRSAAPTSTLAPLVARRVAQATEGDVSPAKSDVYPERNTGMWDFGTVQHRARLATVVQQDVPR; encoded by the exons ATGCACGGTGCAGTACGGTATACCAAACAGGCGCGCATCGGGTCAGGGTCGTACGG CGAGGTATTCCGCGGTAGCGATAATACCAATGGCCAGGTTGTCGCGATCAAGGTGGTTGATTTGGAGCTGTCCGGCGAAGAACTGCTCGCAGTGCAGCGCGAAATCGCGGTGCTGAGCCAGGTACATAACCCTTACATCACGGCCTACTATGACAGCTTCTTGCAAGGACCGCAGCTCTCCATTGTAATGGAGTACTGCGCGGGGGGCAGCTGTGCGGATATGCTCGATGCGGGGCTCTTGCGCACCGAGCACATTGCTCCTGTGCTCCGTGGAGTGCTTCACGCGTTGGTATACCTGCACAGCGACAATAAGCTGCACCGTGATATCAAAGCTGCTAATATCCTGCTGTGCCATGACGGCAGCGTCAAGCTTGCCGACTTTGGCGTCGCGGGCCAGCTTACCATGGCGTCACGAAAGGACAGTGCATttgtcggcacgccgtacTGGATGTCGCCGGAAGTCGTGAAGCAGAGTGGATACGATTCCAAGGCGGATATTTGGAGCGTGGGGATCACAGCGATTGAGCTCGCAGAAGGTGATCCGCCTTATGCGAATCTGCACCCGATGAAGGTCTTGCATTTGATCCCTCGGAACCCTCCGCCGACGCTTGGCCCGACCTACCCCAAGCCTCTCCAACAGTTTGTTAATCTGTGCCTTACACGCGATCCTCAGCAGCGTCCCAGCGCTGCCGTGTTGCTAAAGCACAAGCTCATTCGCAGTGCGGCGCCTACatcgacgctcgcgccttTGGTCGCTCGAAGGGTTGCTCAGGCGACCGAAGGCGATGTGTCCCCGGCCAAGTCGGACGTGTATCCCGAGCGCAACACGGGCATGTGGGATTTCGGCACGGTACAGCACCGCGCACGGTTAG CGACAGTCGTGCAACAGGACGTGCCGCGTTGA
- a CDS encoding Xaa-Pro aminopeptidase (MEROPS:MER0004321; COG:E; EggNog:ENOG503NU3T), giving the protein MKEKNIDAYIVPSEDEHASEYPADSDLLRGYVTGFNGSAGCALITQNEALLFTDGRYFLQASQQLEPGVWTLMRMGEPDVPTWQEWLTQSLSSGARVGVDPKVIGVEEAQKLIEDLQLLDISFVALPENLVAAVWEGRPERPQKPITSLPDSLTGKSFDKKIQELRKDMQQRGAYGFVATMLDEVAWLFNLRGTDVPYNPVFFTFAIVTLDRTVLYVNEAQLTDDVRQHLGTSVVLRPYGEFYNDLRAMEQQLQPGQKLLIGKRASYAVFQALGTERTLVDRSLVVDSKSVKNVVELDGFREAHLRDGAALASYFAWLEEALANGEKVSETEGANKLTEFRQKQEDFQGLSFTTISSTGPNGAIIHYSPPEEGSPYIERDALYLCDSGAHFPFGTTDVTRTLHFGTPTSYQRRCFTRVLQGHIAIDRLIFPYNTTGYVIDALARAPAWRDHLEYRHGTGHGVGHFLNVHEPPMGIGTRLTFNDTGLKPGMVISNEPGYYLDGEWGIRIENLVIVQPHLLPSGVSEPPTSKGFLRFEHITMCPIQTSLIDASLLTSDERAWVNSYHDEVLTKLRPILEKQGDARALKWLEKECTARV; this is encoded by the exons ATGAAGGAGAAAAATATCGATGCGTACATCGTCCCATCGGAGGATGAGCATGCGAGCGAGTATCCTGCCGATTCTGATCTCCTGCGTGGCTACGTCACCGGCTTCAATGGTTCGGCTGGATGTGCCCTGATTACCCAGAACGAAGCGCTGCTTTTTACAGACGGTCGCTACTTTTTGCAGGCCTCGCAGCAGCTTGAACCTGGTGTTTGGACGCTGATGCGCATGGGTGAGCCGGATGTCCCTACTTGGCAAGAATGGCTCACGCAATCCCTGTCGAGcggggcgcgcgtcggtgtCGACCCCAAGGTGATTGGCGTGGAAGAGGCGCAAAAGCTGATCGAGGACCTCCAACTCTTGGATATCTCCTTCGTGGCGCTGCCCGAGAACCTGGTTGCTGCGGTGTGGGAGGGCCGCCCCGAGCGTCCCCAGAAGCCTATCACATCGCTCCCCGACTCGCTCACTGGCAAGTCGTTTGACAAGAAGAtccaggagctgcgcaaggatATGCAGCAAAGAGGAGCCTATGGATTTGTGGCTACGATGCTGGACGAAGTTGCATGGCTTTTCAACCTGCGCGGCACCGACGTGCCGTACAACCCCGTGTTCTTCACCTTTGCTATTGTAACGCTCGACCGTACCGTACTCTATGTGAACGAAGCTCAGCTCACTGACGATGTTCGCCAGCATCTCGGTACGAGTGTCGTACTCCGCCCCTATGGCGAGTTTTACAACGACTTGCGTGCGATGGAACAACAGCTGCAGCCTGGCCAGAAGCTCTTAATTGGCAAGCGTGCATCTTACGCTGTGTTCCAGGCGCTTGGTACGGAACGTACGCTCGTTGACCGCTCGCTGGTGGTCGACAGCAAGAGTGTGAAGAACGTGGTCGAGCTGGACGGTTTCCGGGAGGCGCACCTTCGTgatggcgctgcgctcgcgtccTACTTTGCCTGGCTCGAGGAGGCACTTGCCAATGGCGAAAAGGTGTCAGAGACCGAGGGAGCCAACAAGCTTACCGAATTCCGTCAGAAGCAGGAGGACTTCCAGGGCCTTAGCTTCACCACCATCTCGTCCACTGGCCCGAATGGTGCCATTATTCATTACTCGCCACCCGAAGAGGGCAGCCCCTACATTGAGCGCGATGCGTTGTATTTGTGCGACAGTGGTGCTCACTTCCCCTTTGGTACCACGGATGTTACGCGTACGCTGCACTTTGGCACCCCCACTAGCTATCAGCGCCGCTGCTTCACCCGTGTGCTCCAGGGACACATTGCGATCGATCGCTTGATTTTCCCGTACAACACGACGGGCTATGTGATCGATGCcctggcgcgtgcgccggctTGGCGCGACCATCTCGAGTACCGTCACGGTACTGGCCACGGCGTTGGCCACTTTTTGAATGTACACGAACCTCCGATGGGCATCGGCACGCGTCTCACGTTTAATGACACGGGTCTCAAGCCCGGTATGGTAATCAGCAATGAGCCAGGCTACTACCTCGATGGTGAATGGGGTATTCGTATTGAAAACTTGGTTAT TGTCCAGCCGCACCTGCTTCCGTCGGGTGTGTCGGagccgccgacgagcaaAGGATTCCTTCGTTTCGAGCACATCACCATGTGCCCGATCCAAACCTCGCTCATTGATGCGAGCCTGCTTACGAGTGACGAGCGCGCTTGGGTCAACTCGTACCACGATGAGGTGCTCACCAAGCTCCGCCCTATCCTTGAGAAGCAgggcgacgctcgcgcgctcAAGTGGCTCGAAAAAGAATGCACCGCGCGTGTGTAA
- the MET2 gene encoding homoserine O-acetyltransferase (EggNog:ENOG503NXB4; MEROPS:MER0044357; COG:H): MASAPFEVPGPTSPFAVNVDQRYLVVPEFTLESGVRLTNAPVAFQTWGKLDSTGSNVIVVCHAISGNVVATEWWSFFVGPGRVLDTNKYFVVCCNVIGSPYGTASPVTRRGGEDVQNGQWTCAKHVRASKEQTEITWWADEFPHTTLRDDVRLHKHVLDYVGVQQIALVIGGSMGGMLSLEWPLCFPVRNPGSVDALPNGSKNEQPYIRGVALLASPARHSAWSIAWSEIQRASIAADARYKGGRYLLSDPPEQGLASARMCAMMTYRHPDSVDRRFRRLRGKQNLKPAADKSGEITKLAEKSGTTPAELAKIEGQQSREMFAVQSYLKYQGEKFLERFDTNCYVHLTHKLDAHDAARDRHSWAKDSGSADSDEVLAGVLRHLGTSPVGCKVITFSITSDLVYPPPDQYFIHHSVPGSQLQVVDSSEGHDAFLLNLPSIENAVRAFMQKLSASAKL, translated from the exons ATGGCTTCGGCTCCGTTCGAGGTGCCCGGCCCTACGTCGCCGTTTGCGGTGAATGTGGACCAGAGGTACCTGGTTGTCCCCGAGTTCACCTTGGaaagcggcgtgcggctgACCAATGCCCCTGTCGCCTTCCAAACCTGGGGCAAGCTTGATTCGACTGGCTCGAATGTGATCGTCGTGTGCCACGCTATCTCGGGCAACGTCGTGGCGACCGAGTGGTGGTCATTCTTTGTAGGCCCGGGCCGTGTTCTCGATACCAACAAGTACTTTGTGGTGTGCTGCAATGTGATCGGCTCGCCGTACGGCACGGCCTCGCCAGTGAcccggcgaggcggagaGGATGTGCAGAACGGCCAGTGGACGTGCGCGAAGCATGTGCGTGCATCCAAAGAGCAGACGGAGATTACCTGGTGGGCGGATGAATTCCCCCACACGACTCTGCGCGACGATGTGCG CCTTCATAAGCATGTGCTCGACTATGTCGGTGTCCAGCAGATTGCATTGGTCATTGGCGGCTCTATGGGCGGCATGCTCTCGCTCGAGTGGCCGCTGTGCTTCCCTGTGCGCAACCCCGGTTCGGTGGATGCCCTGCCAAACGGCTCCAAGAACGAGCAGCCCTACatccgcggcgtcgcgcttctcgcgAGCCCTGCACGGCACTCTGCCTGGAGCATTGCCTGGTCCGAGATCCAGCGCGCGTCGATTGCTGCCGATGCGCGCTACAAAGGCGGCCGCTACCTCCTCTCAGACCCCCCAGAGCAGGGATTGGCGTCCGCGCGTATGTGCGCCATGATGACCTACCGCCACCCCGACAGCGTCGACCGGCGCttccggcgcctgcgcggcaagcAGAACCTGAAGCCCGCCGCGGACAAGTCGGGCGAAATTACCAAGCTTGCCGAGAagagcggcacgacgccTGCTGAGCTGGCCAAGATCGAAGGCCAGCAGAGTCGAGAGATGTTTGCGGTGCAGTCCTACCTGAAATACCAGGGTGAAAAGTTCTTGGAGCGCTTTGATACCAACTGCTACGTGCACCTTACCCACAAGCTCGACGCAcacgacgcagcgcgcgacCGTCACAGTTGGGCGAAGgactcgggctcggcggacagcgacgaggtcctcgccggcgtgctCCGGCACCTCGGCACCTCGCCGGTGGGCTGCAAGGTCATTACCTTTTCCATCACCTCGGACCTCGTCTATCCCCCGCCCGACCAGTATTTTATCCACCACAGTGTCCCGGGCTCGCAGCTGCAAGTGGTGGACAGCAGCGAGGGCCACGACGCATTCCTGCTCAACCTTCCTTCCATCGAGAATGCAGTGCGTGCATTCATGCAAAAActctcggcctcggccaagTTGTAA